Genomic segment of Salminus brasiliensis chromosome 16, fSalBra1.hap2, whole genome shotgun sequence:
AGCCTCTCTCCGCTTTGATGGTGCTCTCAATGTTGACCTGACAGAGTTCCAGACCAACCTCGTGCCTTACCCACGCATCCACTTCCCCCTTGTCACATATGCCCCAGTCATCTCAGCTGAAAAAGCATACCATGAGCAACTGTCTGTTGCAGAGATCACCAATGCCTGCTTTgagccagccaatcagatggTCAAGTGTGACCCTCGTCATGGAAAGTACATGGCTTGTTGCATGCTATACCGTGGTGATGTGGTCCCCAAAGATGTCAATGCTGCCATCGCAACCATTAAGACCAAGAAGACCATTCAGTTTGTTGACTGGTGCCCCACAGGcttcaaggtaaaaaaaaaaaaagttcattagTTTAATGTAGCAACTATTTGGATTATTAAACATTAACTGTAATGTTAGAATGTCTGTTCATTTCCATGTTACATAGAAAAATATAGAAGAAAAATCCTTGAATTTTCCAGGTTGGCATCAACTACCAGCCACCAACTGTGGTTCCAGGGGGTGACCTTGCCAAAGTTCAGAGGGCTGTCTGCATGTTGAGCAACACCACTGCCATTGCTGAAGCTTGGGCCCGCCTAGATCACAAGTTTGATCTCATGTATGCAAAAAGAGCCTTTGTACACTGGTATGTTGGAGAGGGAATGGAGGAAGGGGAGTTTTCTGAGGCCCGTGAAGATTTGGCAGCTCTGGAGAAAGATTATGAAGAGGTGGGAGTAGACTCTATCGAAGGTGAGGCTGAAGAAGGAGAGGAATAGAGTTGCCACTGAGGTGTTAATTTTGAGTTCATCCAGGTTTTATCAGTAGAAGTGAATTGTTAATTATATTCACAGTTTAGTTTTCTAATATGGAAATAAAGTTTTGCAGTTGTATTTTTAAGTGGGGGTTTGAATATTAAGATTGCTGGTTATATGAGCTTAATAAAATCTAtaaactgtttttgttgttttaatttTTGGAACAGGAACAATGATTTAATTCTTGTTCAACAGAACCAAATTGATCCTCTTGAATTAGGTTTTCAGTTATGTATTCTTTCCAGCAGAGGGCAATAGTGTTGCATATTGGTACTCAAAATTCTGCACAATAATTACAATGTGATTACTTGATTTTAATTAGCATTTTATAAAATCAATTAACATTAATAGTTCACCACTAAGAAAACAATTACAACATACTTTACATAAGGAGTGttccatgtagtgtataacaGAATATAAAAGGACTTTATCCAAACATGCATTATACTAGGATGACACCTCTTGCCATAAATTTGACAGAGAGCCATTAGTAACACAtgggaaaaaatgaaaacaaaatagaTGGCATGAATATCAGTGGGTGAAAAATTAAACAGTTTTACTGCAAGGCACACTAAGTTATGGCTGTTCCTTCGGATTCAGTAGGACTACTCATTTTCAACATTGTATTCCTAGACAAAGCTGTACAGGTGTTGTACCATAAAGTGACCGTAGTTATTTTCTAAGCCTGCAGAGCTGTTTGTAAAAACATTCTGATTAAGACCTGCCCATGTCGCATCTAGTCACATTTAACGTTTCTATAGTGCTACACAGTTCTTGTCATGACTTCATTGTTTGTATATGTTCTGAGAATCTCTCTACATAGTTTAGGAAGAGTATAAAGGGCTGCATAGTAGAACATCATTTTACAGCACTGCCCATCATGTAGTTCTTAATGATCAAAATAGGAAACTCACAGGTATGATAACGTCAAAGGGACATTACCAGTTGGAAAAAGACTTGGTGTGCAAACTAATTAGTTTGCACACAAAGTCTAATAAGAAttttcacaaacacaaaaaagtatAAACAGCTATTTCGATTTTTGATAGGAACGTGAAAAATATTTCAAGTTCATCTATGAGAAAAATTAGAATGAGATAGATGACACTAAGTAATTGCATTAGTACTAAGTCtagttttcagtgtgtttaaatgtgtgcaCTACATTCAAAACCAGTGGCGAAACAAAAATCTGCATGTATTATTGggaaaaaacaaaatgaaatcCAAATCCATTGTAAAATCCTAATTCTAAtggcaattaaaaaaataagggggggaggggggcttgCACAACAAAACAACGGTATATTTGCAATGCCTTGATTTGCATTTAAACCagtcttttttacatttttgcatcATACTTCAGATTTTCACACAACACTCCTTAGTTCTTTACATGTAATTTACATGATTAATTTAAAGACACTTTCATTTCCATATATCTACATTAGATTAACAATTCAGTGCTTCTCAAGAAATTGACATAACTGGCTCGTTTCTCAAAGCTacatgaaaaaataaagaatagtTGACATGATGCTTGGACAGCTAATACAACTTTACTATTTGATGCATTTGACCTAAACAGAGATTAGGCCATTGGCACCAGCTTTAGACTTTTTAGTTATCTTGAAATAAATTTACTCTTGCAATTTACCTCTGAGAAATGAAAAGAACTGCAGCTGAGAGGAAAATTAGAAAAACCTTTAAACTAAACCCTCTGTGTCAACACTGAGGACAAGGTACCCAGACCTGTATAAGATCAAAGTGCTTGATTGGGGAGAATGCCCAGTTTATACATTtccacagaagaaaaaaaaacattaattttgCGTATCACTTCATTGCATGATAAAGCCAGTCCTTGGGGGCACACCAGGACTGGGCCTCTGAGGAAATGCTGGTGCATACTGCTGTATAAATGGACTAGAATAGGATGGCACCATATTGGGCAGAGGGACAGATGGGTACGGAGCTGCTGGGTATGGTAAAGCTGAATGCTGCCCTGTTGGTTGGGCTGGTGGTGGTCTCACAGGAACTGGGGAGCCATTAGCATGGCCATGGAACATTgtaggggagttggggatgtgaGGCTGCACAGGCTCATTAACAGAGGCCTGTGGCATCTGGAAGCATTTGAGCACCATCTCCTGCAGCTTATCAATCTTCACGCGCCGCAAATGTGCTAGCTTCCTCTTGCTCTGGTAAGCTTCAATGAATGTATCCAAAGACAAATCTCCATCAAGGAATGAATCTGCCAAGTTCTAAAACATCAGAAAAGAATTGCAGTGGAGTAAGTTATTCTGATGTGAAACATGAGCAATACTGTTTTTATCTTCAGCAAACATAAGGCAAGGTTACCTCCGTTTCCTCCTCAATCTTGGCTCCCTCAGCTTGCAACAAGGCTAACAGTGTATCCAGTGAGCTTTTCCCTGAACTGTGATCTttgaacaaagaaaataagtcTTTGAGGAAACAACCCCAAAACCAAACTAGCTGTTACCAAAATACATCAcaaaataattgaataattaaataacTGAACTTTATAGCATGCAATTATTGAGTTTAACAATGGAACAACTTACAACGGTTATTAAGAGAGCTATAGTCAAAACAGTTTTTCATTAGAAATACTAAATcctgatattaaaatataaacataatataCTGGATGATAGTTTTTACCCTGATGCATCATTACAAAAAGTTTGTCTCAGTTATATAAACCCCCTGCTAACCATGCATGTGATAATTCTGCCTTTATGTGTAGACTAATAAGGCCTGAGCACAAATGTGATGCCTTGCAATTTTAAAGACATGCTTCTGAAAATGCTGAGGTGTAAATCAATCCCAAAACAAATTCTGATGTACCATTACAATTGGCCAATTGTATTAAGTTATTTTGATGACATGAAGTCTGGTTCTGCAGGCATGGTTTAGGTTAATTAGGAAGGAAAGTCCTGTCAGTATTTCACAACATAATTACAATAAGTagccagtggttctcaaacctgTCTTCCAGGACTGCTGGATGGTCCAGGATTTTGCTCAAACTCAACTTGCAACACACAGGCTTTGTCTGGGGGTCCCTGAGAAAAGGTTTCAGAACTGTTGTATTAAGCATCAAGCATATACTCAGTGAAATTAGCTGACCTAGAGTGGACTTGCGGAGCTGGTACGCCTCATAGAGCTCCTGTAAACAGCAGTAGCGCTTGGTCAGCTGCATCTTCTGCTGGTCCAGGTTAGGTTGTAGTCCAAGGTTCTGCTCTGCAAGGCTGCGGTTGCTGGCGAGGGTCATCTCCTTAGACTGCTGAACCTCCTGCATCTAAATGCATAATGtgaacagttcagttcagtgaatCAGTTCAAATCAGTATGTCTAGGCACCTCGCGATTCGGTTTGATTACAAGGGCTGTGATGCATTGTGATGCATGTGATTAGAGATACATTAATGCATCTCTTTTCTatacataatttatttttttctccctcaCAGTGTGACTACTTGGTACTTTTAAAGAAAGGTATTTGTAAGGATTCAGTGAATTTGCttctaatttattttatttataaaacaaatgGAAGCGGTGTAGCAAGTCAACTGGGAGGTTTTACAAAAGGACTGTGGTGGAAAAACGTAGTGCTATGTCTTAACTCCCCTAGTAGCCTTGCTCCAGTGGGCAAATTGTGCACTCGCTGAGAGGCCAGGTTTATTTTGTGGGTAtagcatttcacatgtaggAATTTACCCTGTTTAGCAGCAACAACCATGTTGGACCttcatcagtaatcagtaaaacaAAATCTTTCTTAGTGGTGATCTGACATTCCTCTGCTGCATTCTTTAAAAGGCTAAAATTTGCACCAATATGGCCCTCATTCACTGCTCTTGTTTTGGAGCGCATGAGACGCTAGCTGCCACGCATCTGTGAAAAAATATGCAGTAATTCCAAAGTGTACAGCATAGTGCAAAAGCCGAATAGAGTATAATGTGACTTGCTTTTAGGGTGGAAGCTTTGACATTGCTTGCTCGATGGTCCTTTGGTTGGCAAAACACCTGGTTGTAGTTGCTGCCAACCAAAGCAAAAGTGCCTCCATATACTACGTTCGTTGGAAATGCTCACCCATCCATCTTGTGTCTGTTATGTGCACACCACAGACAGTCTGGGCACTGCACTTTCGAGTTACGCATTTTGCGTTCcgtcaacatctgtctaacaaaacaattttaaaacatttgtaaatCTATTCAGAATCAACGAAAAGTATCTCATCTCATTACCTTGAATTTCTTATTTAAAACCTTCCAAAGGCTCCCTTACTCATCTGCATTGTTTATTGAAAGggttaatattaaatgtcaaAGAAAAGGATTCACTAAACAATAAAACTCACAATTTTCCATTTACAACCAAATGTAGTCAATCTGCCAGCATGTTTGTTGTCAGAACATGGTTATGCCATGCATTGTCTGCTTGGTGTTCTCTGCATTGTCACAACACTAAATGATGAAATGTAATTCATAATAAAGGTTGACAATGTTATCTGACAACTTTCTGGGAGGCTGTGACAATATAGTGGCAATGTGAATAAATAAGGAGCTCCCTATGAATTATCCCTGGACCCTATGAAAATGTAATCTCCCAGTAAGGATTATGTGATACATGAAATTCAGCCAATTTGCCAATATGTAGCTAGTCATAGATAAGCAGCACACCTTTGACAATGTTGTGACAATGTTGTTTGGTTCCTAGCTATAGTCTTGcgttatattatttaaaaaatgtaagatccatgggactgtaggaaacctccctggacgtggctgcaggaggaaaatttatgacaaatcaaagagacgaataatatgaatggtaacagAGCCCAGGAAAACTTCTAAAAagattaaaagtgaacttcaagctcaaggaacatcagtgtctgatcgcaccatctgttgttgttgtttgagccaaagtggactttaTAGGAGACGATCAAGGAGGACACcgttgttgaaaacaaatcataaaaagccagactggaatttgccaaaatacatgttgacaagcccaaAAGCTTGgaagaatgtcctatggacagatgagacaaaaatggaactttttggcaaggcacatcagctctatgttcacagacagaaaaattaagcatatcaagaaaagaacactgtccctactgtggaACATGGAGGAGACtcttatgttctggggctgctttgctgcatctgacacagggtgtcttgaatctgtgcagggattctagagagaaatgtgctgcccagtgtcagaaagcttagTCTcggtcgcaggtcatgggtcttgcaggATAATGCACAGCTaaaacacccaaaacacacagctaaaaacacccaagaatggctaaaaggaaaacattggactattctgaagtggccttctatgagccctgacctaaatcctattgagcatctttggaaggagctgaaacatgctgcctggaaaaggcacccttcataCCGCAGACAACTAGAGCAGTTTACtaatgaggagtgggccaaaatacctgctaaGAGGtgcaggaatcgtttgattgcagtgattgcctcaaaaggttgtgcaacaaaattaAGTTaagttttattaattattattattaattaagttattttatttcatttttagagTTTGTTTTATAATTATGTTGAAGAATGCTTGAAAAACAATGTCTGACTtttattggttaattttcatagaatttttaatttattattacttgtcagattcaagttatttctgtgaccattgtggggttttctttcattaaccgaggggtaccaacaattttgtccacgtgtgtacgTGCGTAGCTAAGTCCTCTCGCCATTTGAGTGTCTACTGATTTCAACCATGTCTCCTGAGTTGTGAAATGGAGTGAGTCACACTGTAATGCGCCGCTTTCATAGCAACAAAACACAAGACAGTGTGTAATCACAAAGGTGATGTTTACATCCAACATAGATTTGCATTCCTGCTACATTAGGCCTCACAAAACATCAAATAGAAGACACCATTTTGTCTTAAATTGGTATACATTTAGCTACGGTTTTATCATAAGGCAAGTAAAGACTAATGAACACAACACTGCGGTAGGGTTAGCAAATTGTCACACACGAAGACTGTAGTAAACTGAACCATTATAATCTCAGCCACGTACAATAATCCATAAAGTTACTCTTTCATATCTCGCAGGTGAGATTACTACTGAATATCAATATCACGCAAAAGAACAATATGAACACGACAGAAACAATAGGATTTAAGGTCCGTTTTGTATCATGGATATAAGGGACAACTTGGCAATACATGGCGATTAATAGTATTTAACAAAGGAGAGGCCGTTTTCACTGCTGTTCATCCACGCAAAGACCATTCTTGTTTGCTTTGTTGACCATAAATGCTTACCTCGTCCATTTCTTTGACGATTGAATTGAGCTTTTCGTCATCTTCGAGCAATTCGTTTAGCTGTGTCACTGAATAAGAACTAAATTTGCTCGTAAACTCAAATTTCTCTCccatttctgtttattatttttctcgCCAGCCCTTCTGTCCCATCAGCCGGAACTCAGCGCATTCTGTCCTATCAGAGATGCTCGAGAGCATGACGTAAGCAGCTTGACGTTATTTGTAGCTTAGCCAAAGTGCTTAAGCTTTCGTCTTGTGAAGGAGGTCCTGGAGTTAAAAGTCCTTCAGcggttaaccctttaaagccggTAATTGTAATATTCTATTtttgaaaaaaaggtttatttgaCATTCTCATCAttttctggtgcatgcagtCCACAGATAATCCACCAGAGAGCAATAAACAcaaatctaatctaaatctaattttcttttttataatttataaatgttatatgttttatgtatattatacatACGACCATCATTTAATTATTACACTGATGTTGCAGATCAAAACCTCACATAAGTATCAAATATGATACACATGGCTTTGAAGGGTTAAAATATCTTTATTTCTAGCATGCATTACATGTATTTACAAATTAATttcacacatattcacacaaaCAGACATTGATGAATAAGCACACTGTACACAGCTTGTCAAACAATATCCACACCCCTTTAAGCCACAGTGCTAGTAGTGTAATACAGCAGGTCAACGTCATGCATATAAACATAAAATGCAGATTTTAAATCAATATATAGTCTAAGTTTTTGGATGTTAATTGAAACGACAATTAGTAAAGAAGGATATCATTATTGGGATTGTTTAATTTTTTAGCTTTTATTAAAAGAAAGTACCATAGAGGATTTAGGTTGTgccttgtttaaaaaataagagGCGGTTATCTGTATATGGGCTACATATTTTGGCCTGGCCCTTCATATTTTGGCCTGGTTAAAGGTATGCAATGTAAAGGTTAAAGACAGTTTAAATATGTTACTTTTACTACAGCATGGTTTCATTTCCAGGTGTATGGTAGTGGCAAAATTCAGTCTCTTTGTAGTGAGGCTCCTCTGAATACTGAAGTCAGATACTGGGAGGGCAGCTGGGGAATGAGGGCAGGAGATCTTCAAGTGTAGAGGGATGCTGAGGAACAGTGAATAGAAATTACAAATGCAGCTCAGATTATACAACTGGTCAACCTCATTTAGAGAAGCAACACGGacaaaaatgcagtaaaaaggAAGCACACAGCTAGATGTTGATTGGCTAATAGTAAGCATTTGAGGAACAGGCAAAAGTATGCTGCAACTGAAAAGGGTAAATCTGTCTTTCAATGAGAAATTGAATTCGTGAACACCCTGACACAGAGATTTCATCATTTATCTTATTTATGTTGTGTGATTTATCAACTACACTTCCTGTCCAGCACGCAGGAAGGACTTCTGCCATCACCATTTGGCAAACTCAAGGGAAAAGGGAGCAGCAGATAACTGATAATTATAATGATACTCCGGTAATTGAGCAGCATTTGAGGAATGGCGGATGATGGACCAGACACAGTAAAGACTTTACAGTAGGGTGAAAGGAAGCTCTCTGACTTGTGTGAAGTGCTCTTTTGGTGCCTaatgcataataataaaaatgaaacaacATAATCCTATAGTCTTCCTTTTCTAGTTTTGTTATGGTTTTATGATAGTGGGTATAATTCAGTGGTCTGAAACAATTTTCAACTGAACTAAAAGTAGCCTAACCAAAAGCAAGTTTAAttggacaaaaaaaataagTTCTTAGTTCAATGTAGAACAGAAAGTAAAACCTTTTAGCACATTAAGTATCTATCATAGGTTGTACTGTTCTGTACTATTCTATTTTTGCAAACTTTCTGCTGTAGAATAAATTGATAAAAGTTGCAAATGAGAGGTATAAGAAACAAATCAGAATGAAAATGTACCCAAAGGGACTATAggcaaaatacataaatacattgtGTTTACATTAAGTGTGGTCATGAGGTGGATGTGTCAGCTTACTGATCGTGCACTTTGAACACAGTACCTGTGGCCCGAGTCTGAACCCATGGGGGTGCGGATGGAAAAAAGGGGATTATTctgtatacacaaacacacataaaaaataaattcataaataatgTGTAAGCAAGAACAAAAATGAACAAGATAATGTCTCTGTAACTATATAAAAGGCTAGGGTATAcaatagataataataataataataataataataataataataattcacctTGTTTTGCCTTACTTTTGCTTTTGTGTAGAATTTCCAGTTGTTTCAAATTAAATGGTTTATGGGCCCAAGTGAATGTAGTCTGAAGTAGGATTTCAGCCTgttgtggacactgatcataaagtagctagctatgctaacccacCATTTCAACAGgcctttaaatgttttttagagCAAAActaactagctttccaacacaaccaAAAAAGTCTTGTGGGGCACCATAtcaaaagaagaagagaacCAGCGGCTATGGTTAAAGTGCTAAATTTTAAACATCCACTCAAATGTCCACATGTCTGCTCTTACTATTTTGTTTAATGGCAAACTCTGTTATGAAGCTCAGGAGAATAAGGTGAACAATGTGCACCAACACAACTATGTAGTAAGCTTAGTTGTTTAATCTTGGAAACTATGAAGCTAAACACATTTGTTTATACCATGGCATAATACCCAATACTACCAAGTCTCTAAATACGATGTACCAGTTTGGATTATTACACACTTTGATGTAAAGTTTTTACTTGGTGCTGTTACACAGTATCTGTGGCTGGCTATGGTGACAAACAAAAAGGTAATCTTTATATTTACTCACACTTAGAGGCAGGAGGGTGTGTGTAAGGGGGGTCAGGGGAGGAAGGTGGATGCACTGACTGGTCCTTTGGCTCCATGGGAATCTTTACTGAGGGGGGGTTCTCTCTTGGACATTTGAGCTGGGAGAGACATAGTAAGCACAAACTATTGCCATGCAACAAAGTTCACATGCTCACCAATGAACACAACATTCAGTGGAGGACACATGAAGAAATAGAAACACTAACACCCATGCTTTTAACCAAAAGAAAGGACAGAACAGATCTTGGACAGCCATGCCAGTGCTAGACAAAGGAGAGCAGTGGATTGAAGGCTGGGCTGCACGATGTATCCATCGCCTGTTAATCCTTAATTCGATATTGGCTTTTACGTAACtggtaataaatataaatgcaatGCATGCAAATGAGCCTTCGAGCCAATCACATGCCTGAGCcaaacagtcaatacaagtacaCTTTTGCTCACAATAATGCAGCAAACTTGACctgatcattaaaaaaatatgcaATCACAATAtttactaatataatcataCTACTGGTGCTTTATCTGtatcatgcagccctaattAGAGGGAATGACAAACAGACTGTAGTAAATGTTATACAGTGCCTTTTCAACAACACtgtggaacagaaagagagattattaataattaatagcaAAACATAGATCATCAACAGACAATAAGAAGATAAATGAGAAGttgttagtgtgtatgtgtgttaataGGGTCTTGTGTGTCCGCTAACCTCTTCATCGCTGTCGTGATCTCCACCCttggctttctttttctctttcttcttcttctcatcctccttcttcttcttgtctTTATCAGGGAGGATGTCGTCTAGCCAGGCCAGGTCATGCTGAGAGAAGACCAGGTCAAGCATCTTCCTTACCACCATCAGTCCCAGGATCTGCAAGCAGGTCAAACCCTTAATAGAAGTAAATTAAAGCCTGAAGGCTAAGGATAACAGTGTCCGAAAATATACTCCCTATGAGTCTGTGAAAGAAACATGGAGGACTCAGAGGGGCTAAAACCCCAATCCTCCAATAAGCCAAGccatataaaaatagaaatgggTTGAGGTGAAGTTTAGGTAATGAATAAATTGAGTACATCTCTGGACAAGTCAGGGAAAATACATGTATGCAtgtaaaatgataaatatgtggacataaCTAGTAAAGAGTTAAATGATAAGTGGTAAGTTAAGTGGTAAATGAATGGCCAGAAAAGGGTGGAATTGTGATAATTGACACCTTCAAAATCATcagcttgttgtctttcaacTGAAGAAATATAGCAGCTATTAGGGATGGGGATTACTGATTCTGAGTACAGATTCATTGTGATAAGTAAATCTGAACTTCTAAAATCTTATCTAAAAAAGTTTCTTTGAACTGAAAGTATCAGATCAGAATGGAATGATTTGACTCCAAATGGCATTAGAACACTAGAGTATTGACCCCAAGAGGTTAAAAGAAATACAATATACagaatacaaaaatacaaatacatattaaaataaaaataaacgaTTAATTGCAGATTAATGGTCAATATTTCCATGTGATTTCAAAAAGTTTCAAAAGGTAATGTTAGAAATTGATTTAATTTCCATCTGCCCATAAAAGCAACGTTTCCACGTAATATCAGTAAATTTGCAAGACAGAGGAAATCTCACCATGACGGGGAAGATAATGGCTGCCACAGTAGATTTGAGGATCCAGAGCACAGCCAGGCAGGTGATCTGCACCAAGGTGAAGAGATGCACGCGGCGCAGAGGTACATGACGGAGGAAAACGAAGTCTGGCTGGTGTTTGGCAGGCATCAGGTACAGCTTGATCCTTTCCCAGAACTAGAAAACATCAGTGAAGTTAAAGTTGCAGTAAAACTAACGAAACACAATCAAAAAACAGAATTATGAACAAAAAtgtgcgcctgtgtgtgtgtacctgtatgCCATTGAGAGAGGCTACGCCCATATACAAGAACACACCATAGAGTACAGGCATGGGAATGAACTGAAATACATCAGTTAACATGTTACAACAGAATGAAGCAGTAAGATGGTCTACTcacatgaccaacatgacctaGCTAGTCGTTGTGCTGGTCATATTAATGGATTAGCATGCTTGTGCTGCTTTTGCTGCTAAaccagcttggttatgctggtcaaccaggtcGTTCATGTTGATCATGCTGGTTAACTAGCGTGGTGGTCATCCAGCTTGggcatactggttgactagccaAATCTAGTTGGTAATGCTGGAAGACCAGCTAAACAATCGAACATGCTGGTTAAAAGATAAGCTGGTCATTAAGTTTGAGCTAGCCAGACTGTTTTTTGCAGGGAATGTACTAGGTATTAT
This window contains:
- the tuba7l gene encoding tubulin, alpha 7 like, which translates into the protein MPSDKTVGGDDSFNTFFSETGAGKHVPRAVFVDLEPTVVDEVRTGTYRQLFHPEQLITGKEDAANNYARGHYTIGKEIVDLVLDRVRKLSDQCTGLQGFLIFHSFGGGTGSGFTSLLMERLSVDYGKKSKLEFAIYPAPQVSTAVVEPYNSILTTHTTLEHSDCAFMVDNEAIYDICRRNLDIERPTYTNLNRLIGQIVSSITASLRFDGALNVDLTEFQTNLVPYPRIHFPLVTYAPVISAEKAYHEQLSVAEITNACFEPANQMVKCDPRHGKYMACCMLYRGDVVPKDVNAAIATIKTKKTIQFVDWCPTGFKVGINYQPPTVVPGGDLAKVQRAVCMLSNTTAIAEAWARLDHKFDLMYAKRAFVHWYVGEGMEEGEFSEAREDLAALEKDYEEVGVDSIEGEAEEGEE
- the vps37bb gene encoding VPS37B subunit of ESCRT-I b, with the translated sequence MGEKFEFTSKFSSYSVTQLNELLEDDEKLNSIVKEMDEMQEVQQSKEMTLASNRSLAEQNLGLQPNLDQQKMQLTKRYCCLQELYEAYQLRKSTLDHSSGKSSLDTLLALLQAEGAKIEEETENLADSFLDGDLSLDTFIEAYQSKRKLAHLRRVKIDKLQEMVLKCFQMPQASVNEPVQPHIPNSPTMFHGHANGSPVPVRPPPAQPTGQHSALPYPAAPYPSVPLPNMVPSYSSPFIQQYAPAFPQRPSPGVPPRTGFIMQ